The Bos mutus isolate GX-2022 chromosome 7, NWIPB_WYAK_1.1, whole genome shotgun sequence genome window below encodes:
- the WNT9A gene encoding protein Wnt-9a, producing MLDGPLLARWLAAAFALTLLLAALRPSAAYFGLTGSEPLTILPLTLEPEAVAQAHYKACDRLKLERKQRRMCRRDPGVAETLVEAVSMSALECQYQFRFERWNCTLEGRYRASLLKRGFKETAFLYAISSAGLTHALAKACSAGRMERCTCDEAPDLENREAWQWGGCGDNLKYSSKFVKEFLGRRSSKDLRARVDFHNNLVGVKVIKAGVETTCKCHGVSGSCTVRTCWRQLAPFHEVGKRLKHKYETALKVGSTTNEATGEAGAISPPRGRAAGAGGGDPLPRTPELVHLDDSPSFCVAGRFSPGTAGRRCHREKNCESICCGRGHNTQSRVVTRPCQCQVRWCCYVECRQCTQREEVYTCKG from the exons GCTGACGGGCAGTGAGCCCCTGACCATCCTCCCGCTGACCCTGGAGCCAGAAGCAGTTGCCCAGGCCCACTACAAGGCCTGTGACCGGCTGAAGCTGGAGCGCAAGCAGCGGCGCATGTGCCGCCGGGACCCCGGTGTGGCCGAGACGCTGGTGGAGGCGGTCAGCATGAGTGCCCTCGAGTGCCAGTACCAGTTCCGCTTTGAGCGCTGGAACTGCACCTTGGAGGGCCGCTACCGGGCCAGCCTCCTCAAGCGAG gCTTCAAGGAGACAGCCTTCCTTTACGCCATCTCCTCCGCTGGCCTGACGCACGCACTGGCCAAGGCTTGCAGCGCAGGCCGCATGGAACGCTGCACTTGCGATGAGGCGCCTGACTTGGAGAACCGGGAGGCCTGGCAGTGGGGCGGCTGCGGAGACAACCTCAAGTACAGCAGCAAGTTCGTCAAGGAGTTCCTGGGCCGGCGGTCTAGCAAGGATCTGCGAGCCCGCGTGGACTTCCACAACAACCTCGTGGGTGTGAAG GTGATCAAGGCTGGGGTGGAGACCACGTGCAAGTGCCATGGCGTGTCCGGCTCGTGCACCGTGCGGACGTGCTGGCGGCAGCTCGCGCCTTTCCACGAGGTGGGCAAGCGCCTGAAGCACAAGTACGAGACGGCCCTTAAGGTGGGCAGCACCACCAACGAGGCCACCGGCGAGGCCGGCGCCATCTCGCCGCCACGGGGCCGGGCCGCCGGGGCGGGCGGCGGCGATCCCCTGCCCCGCACGCCGGAGCTGGTGCACCTGGACGACTCCCCCAGCTTCTGCGTGGCTGGCCGCTTCTCCCCAGGCACTGCCGGCCGCAGGTGCCACCGTGAGAAGAACTGCGAGAGCATCTGCTGCGGGCGCGGCCACAACACACAGAGTCGGGTGGTGACCCGGCCTTGCCAGTGCCAGGTGCGCTGGTGCTGCTACGTGGAGTGCAGGCAGTGCACCCAGCGGGAGGAGGTCTACACCTGCAAGGGCTGA